A section of the Rhizobium sp. BG4 genome encodes:
- a CDS encoding response regulator transcription factor translates to MSKISLALIDDHPVMLAGLSEILKSHPKFTVAATGSSADDALEIGLKCAPDVFIVDLMMPGNIFDAIAKLVEKIRTRILVFTANTGSDYAVRALNAGASGYVLKGSSIQELIQAIAAVHRGDMFITPAFACKVIEELKIASLRKKAGGDVKLSIREGQIIGMLLRGFTNKQIATGLNIGEKTVKNYMTILMQKLNARNRLEVLIAAQKLEGGGEALPRH, encoded by the coding sequence ATGAGCAAGATTTCATTGGCACTCATAGACGACCACCCGGTAATGCTGGCGGGATTGAGTGAAATCCTGAAAAGCCATCCGAAGTTTACGGTCGCCGCCACAGGATCGAGTGCCGATGATGCGCTGGAGATCGGGCTGAAATGCGCGCCCGATGTTTTCATCGTCGACCTGATGATGCCCGGCAATATCTTCGACGCGATCGCCAAGCTGGTTGAGAAAATCCGCACGAGAATCCTGGTCTTCACCGCCAATACCGGCAGCGACTATGCCGTGCGTGCGCTCAATGCCGGCGCCAGCGGCTATGTGCTGAAAGGCAGCAGCATCCAGGAGCTGATCCAGGCGATCGCCGCCGTCCACCGCGGCGACATGTTCATCACTCCGGCCTTCGCCTGCAAGGTGATCGAGGAGCTGAAAATCGCCTCGCTGCGCAAGAAGGCGGGCGGCGATGTGAAGCTCAGCATCCGCGAAGGGCAGATCATCGGCATGCTGCTGCGCGGCTTCACCAACAAGCAGATCGCAACCGGCCTCAACATCGGCGAAAAGACCGTCAAGAACTACATGACGATCCTGATGCAGAAGCTGAATGCCCGCAATCGCCTGGAAGTGCTGATTGCCGCGCAGAAGCTCGAAGGCGGCGGAGAGGCGCTGCCGCGCCATTAG
- a CDS encoding phosphodiesterase has protein sequence MPKFIQLTDVHLMPPGGALFDTDPEVRLRQALRDIRANQADAEWLIFSGDLTHRGEPEAYALLRDILDQETVIPYRLMIGNHDNRDNFRSIFPDQPVDDNGFVQSVIDYDSCRLIMLDTVEHGKHTGHMDEARLSWLKDRLAEVLDKPVYLFFHHPPFDIGMGVDRIRMVDDEPLLAVLKTHPAIRHMYFGHVHRPIAGSWHGIPMSMSYGLNHQAGLNLSGMKHPDRSGPAEYAVTLADGPTTVVHFHDFLYLYPVIITPGMGGGGGFKRTMAENMPVKSEA, from the coding sequence ATGCCCAAATTCATCCAGCTGACCGACGTGCACCTGATGCCGCCGGGCGGCGCGCTGTTCGATACCGATCCGGAAGTGCGCCTGCGCCAGGCGCTGCGCGATATCCGCGCCAACCAGGCAGATGCCGAATGGCTGATCTTCAGCGGCGACCTGACCCATCGCGGCGAGCCGGAAGCCTATGCGCTGCTGCGCGATATCCTCGACCAGGAAACCGTCATCCCCTACCGGCTTATGATCGGCAACCACGACAATCGCGATAACTTCCGCTCGATCTTCCCCGATCAGCCCGTCGACGACAACGGCTTCGTCCAATCGGTGATCGACTATGACAGCTGCCGCCTGATCATGCTCGACACCGTGGAGCATGGCAAACATACCGGCCATATGGACGAGGCCCGCCTCAGCTGGCTGAAGGACCGCCTTGCCGAGGTGCTGGACAAGCCCGTCTACCTCTTCTTCCACCACCCGCCCTTCGACATCGGCATGGGCGTCGACCGGATCCGCATGGTGGACGACGAGCCGCTGCTCGCGGTGCTCAAGACGCATCCGGCCATCCGTCACATGTATTTCGGCCATGTCCACCGCCCGATCGCCGGCTCCTGGCACGGCATCCCGATGTCGATGAGCTACGGCCTGAACCACCAGGCCGGCCTCAATCTCAGCGGCATGAAGCATCCCGACCGCTCGGGCCCGGCAGAATATGCCGTGACCCTCGCCGACGGCCCGACGACCGTCGTCCACTTCCACGATTTCCTCTACCTCTACCCCGTGATCATCACCCCCGGCATGGGCGGCGGTGGCGGCTTCAAGCGGACGATGGCGGAGAATATGCCGGTCAAGAGCGAGGCCTGA
- the ugpC gene encoding sn-glycerol-3-phosphate ABC transporter ATP-binding protein UgpC, giving the protein MAEIQFSNITKSFGATQVLHSLNLQIERGAFAVILGPSGCGKSTLLRLLAGLERASGGEIEIAGRRVETLEPRQRDVAMVFQNYALYPHMSVAQNLGYSLVVAGVKRAEIDRRVAEVARTLQLEDYLQRKPGQLSGGQRQRVAMGRAIIREPKVFLFDEPLSNLDAKLRTQMRLEIKRLHRKQGVTSLFVTHDQIEAMTLADILIVMNKGRIEQIGKPADIYERPATAFVASFLGSPPMNLIPAVVDDSGCGVVLGGEMRIPLGGAVPAAPGSEIVAGIRPEHVQIGRGANLPVEFVEELGNGRQVHLRIGQTGMAALLPASDKQAVGTTLPVSLPSEHLHFFGSDGRLMELQPKSAAA; this is encoded by the coding sequence ATGGCCGAAATCCAATTTTCCAACATCACCAAGTCCTTCGGCGCGACGCAGGTGCTCCACAGCCTCAACCTGCAGATCGAGCGCGGCGCCTTCGCCGTCATCCTCGGTCCGTCCGGTTGCGGCAAGTCCACGCTGCTCAGGCTGCTTGCCGGGCTGGAGCGTGCCTCCGGCGGCGAGATCGAGATCGCCGGCCGCCGCGTCGAGACGCTGGAACCGCGCCAGCGCGATGTCGCGATGGTGTTCCAGAACTACGCGCTCTACCCGCATATGTCGGTTGCCCAGAACCTCGGCTATTCGCTGGTGGTCGCAGGCGTCAAGCGCGCCGAGATCGACCGCCGCGTCGCCGAGGTCGCCCGCACCCTGCAGCTCGAAGATTACCTGCAGCGCAAGCCCGGCCAGCTCTCCGGCGGCCAGCGCCAGCGCGTCGCCATGGGCCGCGCCATCATCCGCGAGCCCAAGGTTTTCCTCTTCGACGAGCCGCTCTCCAACCTCGACGCCAAGCTGCGCACCCAGATGCGGCTCGAGATCAAGCGCCTGCACCGCAAGCAGGGCGTCACCAGCCTGTTCGTCACCCATGACCAGATCGAGGCGATGACGCTTGCCGACATCCTGATCGTCATGAACAAGGGCCGCATCGAGCAGATCGGCAAGCCTGCCGATATCTACGAGCGCCCGGCAACCGCCTTCGTCGCGAGCTTCCTCGGCTCCCCGCCGATGAACCTGATCCCGGCTGTTGTCGATGACAGCGGCTGTGGCGTAGTGCTCGGCGGCGAGATGCGCATCCCGCTCGGCGGCGCCGTGCCCGCAGCACCCGGCAGCGAGATCGTCGCCGGCATCCGGCCCGAGCATGTGCAGATCGGCCGGGGCGCCAATCTGCCAGTGGAGTTCGTCGAGGAACTCGGAAACGGCCGCCAGGTGCATCTGCGGATCGGCCAGACGGGCATGGCCGCCCTGCTGCCCGCCAGCGACAAGCAGGCCGTCGGCACCACACTCCCGGTCAGCCTGCCCTCCGAACACCTTCATTTCTTCGGCAGCGACGGCCGCCTGATGGAATTGCAGCCGAAAAGCGCGGCAGCCTGA
- a CDS encoding ABC transporter permease subunit: MIEKTPILNFVTHAVLITATLLMCFPIYVSFITATLPLERMAEFPKPLLPDDQLLVNMAAAWEKGGFSTLYMNSLISATIIMVGKIVIAMITAFSLVYFRFRFRGIAFWMIFITLMLPLEVRIVPTYEVASNVLLPLQRILEWTGLAWLIQTASGIRVDLNWSLINSYAGLTLPLIATATGTFLFRQFFLTIPDELTEAAKMDGSGALRFLRDVLLPLSRTNIAALAVIMFVFGWNQYLWPLLVTSGSEYRTLTIGLTFMQPGPDGASDWNVILAGALLVMLPPVAVVVFAQRWFVKGLVNSEK, from the coding sequence ATGATCGAGAAAACCCCGATCCTCAATTTCGTCACCCATGCAGTGCTGATCACCGCAACGCTGTTGATGTGCTTCCCGATCTATGTGTCGTTCATCACCGCGACGCTGCCGCTGGAGCGCATGGCGGAATTCCCGAAGCCGCTGCTGCCTGACGATCAGTTGCTGGTCAACATGGCCGCCGCTTGGGAAAAAGGCGGCTTCTCGACGCTCTATATGAACTCGCTGATCTCGGCGACGATCATCATGGTCGGCAAGATCGTCATCGCCATGATCACCGCCTTCAGCCTCGTCTACTTCCGTTTCCGCTTCCGCGGCATCGCCTTCTGGATGATCTTCATCACCCTGATGCTGCCGCTCGAAGTGCGCATCGTGCCGACCTATGAAGTCGCCTCGAACGTGTTGCTGCCGCTGCAGCGCATCCTGGAATGGACCGGCCTCGCCTGGCTGATCCAGACCGCATCCGGCATCCGCGTCGATCTCAACTGGAGCCTGATCAATTCCTATGCCGGCCTGACCCTGCCGCTGATCGCCACGGCAACCGGCACCTTCCTGTTCCGTCAGTTCTTCCTGACCATTCCCGATGAGCTGACGGAAGCGGCGAAGATGGATGGTTCCGGGGCACTGCGCTTCCTCCGGGATGTGCTTCTGCCGCTATCGCGCACCAACATCGCGGCCCTTGCCGTCATCATGTTCGTCTTCGGCTGGAACCAGTATCTCTGGCCGCTCCTCGTCACATCAGGTTCCGAATACCGCACGCTGACCATCGGACTGACCTTCATGCAGCCCGGACCCGATGGCGCTTCGGACTGGAACGTCATCCTGGCCGGCGCCCTGCTCGTCATGCTGCCGCCGGTCGCCGTGGTGGTTTTCGCCCAGCGCTGGTTCGTCAAGGGCCTGGTCAACTCGGAAAAGTAG
- a CDS encoding ABC transporter permease subunit produces the protein MIKRVVFEERWLPYLLIGPQLLIIFLFFYWPTGQALFWSFTLEPPFGGDAVWVGLRNIAEIAVSPVYHSAIRNTLIMSVSTTVIALGLGLIFAVFADRGLRGTIIYKTAIMWPYAVAAPVAAVAWQYIFQPQIGFMGIVNQWYPGFWNPSLNGGDALIMVIVASSWTSITFNFVFFLAGLQAIPNSLVEAAAMDGAGPVRRFFDLVFPLISPTFFLLLVLNVTTSFTEGFGIINVMTQGGPGNATQTMVYKIYKDGFVGLDLSSSSAQSLILMALVISVTLLQFRFVERKVHYAGSDKGEASE, from the coding sequence ATGATTAAACGCGTCGTCTTCGAAGAGCGGTGGCTGCCTTACCTGCTGATAGGTCCGCAGCTGCTGATCATCTTCCTGTTTTTCTACTGGCCGACCGGCCAGGCCCTGTTCTGGTCCTTCACGCTCGAACCGCCTTTCGGCGGCGATGCCGTCTGGGTCGGTCTTCGCAACATCGCCGAGATCGCCGTCAGCCCGGTCTATCACAGCGCCATCCGCAACACGCTGATCATGTCGGTTTCGACGACGGTGATTGCGCTCGGCCTCGGGCTGATCTTTGCCGTCTTCGCCGACCGGGGCCTGCGCGGCACGATCATCTACAAGACCGCGATCATGTGGCCCTACGCGGTCGCGGCCCCCGTCGCCGCTGTCGCCTGGCAATATATCTTCCAGCCGCAGATCGGCTTCATGGGCATCGTCAACCAGTGGTATCCGGGTTTCTGGAACCCGTCGCTGAATGGCGGCGACGCGCTGATCATGGTCATCGTCGCCTCCAGCTGGACCTCGATCACCTTCAATTTCGTGTTCTTTCTCGCCGGTCTGCAGGCAATCCCCAACAGCCTCGTGGAAGCCGCCGCCATGGATGGCGCCGGACCGGTGCGCCGCTTCTTCGACCTGGTCTTCCCGCTGATCTCGCCGACCTTCTTCCTGCTGCTGGTCCTGAACGTCACGACCTCCTTCACCGAAGGCTTCGGTATCATCAACGTCATGACCCAGGGCGGCCCCGGCAACGCCACGCAGACGATGGTCTACAAGATCTACAAGGACGGCTTCGTCGGCCTCGACCTCTCCTCGTCCTCGGCACAGTCGCTGATCCTGATGGCGCTCGTCATCTCGGTGACGCTGCTGCAGTTCCGCTTCGTCGAGCGCAAGGTCCACTACGCCGGTTCCGACAAGGGGGAGGCAAGCGAATGA
- a CDS encoding extracellular solute-binding protein codes for MFKAAFAAAATLAVLTGAAPASAKTEINMWFGLSGRLQKEVMAQCDRFNQSQDQYHINCTREGTYDEIFQKAMAAVRAGKPPHILQVVDRATGTMMLSGAVVPAYQLAEDVGLKINWDDYFPVIGNYYAGRDGKLWAFPFNSSTAMVYYNTDQLKAAGYTSFPETWEDFDKLLVALRDKAGSKCPIGWSIDLWSDMEQFSAIHNIPVATQNNGYDGLDAQLEINKTLFVKHMERQKRWFDEGLAKYEPNIDTRRDMFVNGQCAIFFDSIAGFTTTDELATAKGTNWTVAQLPHNKDVTPINSLVGGAALWTMKGFSKEEYKAVGAFYQFIAQPEQQKLWSDGTGYIPVTKSAYNDLVAEGYYQQKGKVNRDLAVKSLTRATPTPLSKGVRLGNYVEIRNIITEEIQKALNNQVTMQQALDTATDRSNQLLKRFADTYPGATLP; via the coding sequence ATGTTCAAAGCTGCATTTGCCGCCGCCGCCACGCTTGCGGTGCTCACCGGTGCCGCACCGGCCAGCGCCAAGACTGAGATCAACATGTGGTTCGGCCTTTCGGGCCGCCTGCAGAAGGAAGTGATGGCCCAGTGCGATCGCTTCAACCAGAGCCAGGACCAGTACCACATCAACTGCACCCGCGAGGGCACCTACGACGAGATCTTCCAGAAGGCGATGGCCGCGGTTCGCGCCGGCAAGCCGCCGCACATCCTGCAGGTCGTCGACCGCGCCACCGGCACGATGATGCTCTCAGGCGCCGTCGTTCCCGCCTATCAGCTGGCTGAGGACGTCGGTCTGAAGATCAACTGGGACGACTATTTCCCCGTCATCGGCAACTATTATGCCGGCCGCGACGGCAAGCTCTGGGCCTTCCCGTTCAATTCCTCGACGGCGATGGTCTATTACAACACCGACCAGCTGAAGGCCGCCGGTTACACGAGCTTCCCCGAGACCTGGGAAGATTTCGACAAGCTGCTGGTTGCCCTGCGCGACAAGGCCGGCTCGAAGTGCCCGATCGGCTGGTCGATCGACCTCTGGTCCGACATGGAGCAGTTCTCGGCGATCCACAACATTCCGGTCGCGACGCAGAATAACGGCTATGACGGCCTCGACGCCCAGCTCGAGATCAACAAGACGCTGTTCGTCAAGCACATGGAGCGCCAGAAGCGCTGGTTCGACGAAGGCCTCGCCAAGTACGAGCCGAATATCGACACCCGCCGCGACATGTTCGTCAACGGTCAGTGCGCGATCTTCTTCGACTCGATCGCCGGCTTCACGACGACCGACGAACTGGCAACTGCCAAGGGCACCAACTGGACCGTCGCCCAGCTGCCGCACAACAAGGACGTGACGCCGATCAACAGCCTCGTCGGCGGCGCCGCGCTGTGGACGATGAAGGGCTTCTCGAAGGAAGAGTACAAGGCCGTTGGCGCCTTCTACCAGTTCATCGCCCAGCCCGAGCAGCAGAAGCTCTGGTCCGACGGCACCGGCTATATCCCGGTCACCAAGTCGGCCTATAACGACCTCGTCGCCGAGGGCTATTACCAGCAGAAGGGCAAGGTCAACCGCGATCTCGCCGTCAAGAGCCTGACCCGCGCCACCCCGACGCCGCTCTCCAAGGGCGTCCGCCTCGGCAACTATGTCGAAATCCGCAACATCATCACCGAAGAGATCCAAAAGGCTCTCAACAACCAGGTGACGATGCAGCAGGCGCTCGATACCGCGACCGACCGCAGCAACCAGCTGCTGAAGCGCTTCGCCGACACCTATCCGGGCGCCACCCTGCCCTGA
- a CDS encoding PfkB family carbohydrate kinase, with translation MKNRATIKDVARLARVSIGTVSRVVNGNKAVTEENRLAVFDAIQRLGYRPSSVARSLVGQTERARKGAPLPQGAPRLTAIGYVSIDHSILTEEMPPAGSRVSAKLIHRSVGGPAANVAIAASRLGGDFPVAVDLISSLGDDPESDWALAELLECGLNVDAIERVTGGRLSRSVVIVEAGGRRTILNEPLSLPIPRIRDYFNAAAARQGQHCLHLEGFRVGLLDELHLTGASRPDLVTIDTTGLPAHWQTPAAFGTLRRSCDFIFMSRSAARQLVGTDVDDGELADTLSRHAADGGASIVLTMGASGSVLIQPGKAPVCVPALAVDPVDVTGAGDVFVGIFLAVFLNTADALTATRWAAVGASYSIAAIGVNTVTVTADLIATGLASLSSQPNS, from the coding sequence ATGAAAAATCGCGCAACCATCAAGGACGTCGCGCGCCTGGCGCGCGTTTCGATCGGCACCGTCAGCCGTGTCGTCAACGGCAACAAGGCGGTCACCGAGGAAAACCGCCTTGCCGTTTTCGACGCGATCCAGAGGCTCGGCTATCGCCCGAGCTCGGTCGCCCGCTCGCTCGTCGGCCAGACGGAACGCGCCCGCAAGGGAGCGCCATTGCCGCAAGGCGCCCCACGGCTGACCGCCATCGGCTATGTCAGCATCGATCATTCCATCCTCACCGAGGAAATGCCGCCGGCCGGCAGCCGCGTCTCCGCCAAGCTGATCCACAGGTCTGTCGGCGGACCCGCAGCGAATGTGGCGATCGCCGCAAGCCGGCTCGGCGGAGACTTCCCGGTCGCCGTCGATCTGATCTCCTCGCTCGGCGACGACCCCGAAAGCGACTGGGCGCTGGCCGAACTGCTGGAATGCGGCCTCAACGTCGACGCCATCGAACGCGTCACCGGCGGCAGGCTCTCGCGCAGCGTCGTCATCGTCGAGGCGGGCGGCCGCCGAACGATCCTCAATGAGCCGCTATCGCTGCCGATCCCGCGCATTCGCGACTATTTCAATGCGGCGGCGGCGCGGCAGGGCCAGCACTGCCTGCATCTCGAAGGCTTCCGCGTTGGCCTGCTTGATGAACTCCACCTGACCGGCGCCTCGCGCCCGGATCTCGTCACCATCGACACGACCGGCCTTCCGGCGCACTGGCAGACACCGGCCGCCTTCGGCACGCTACGCAGAAGCTGCGACTTCATCTTCATGAGCCGCTCGGCCGCCCGCCAGCTCGTGGGCACCGATGTCGATGACGGCGAGCTTGCCGATACGCTGTCCCGCCACGCGGCGGACGGCGGTGCCAGCATCGTCCTGACCATGGGCGCCAGCGGCTCCGTTCTCATCCAGCCGGGCAAGGCGCCGGTCTGCGTTCCAGCATTGGCTGTCGATCCCGTGGATGTCACCGGCGCCGGCGATGTTTTCGTCGGCATCTTCCTGGCGGTATTCCTCAACACCGCGGATGCCCTGACGGCAACGCGCTGGGCGGCCGTCGGCGCCTCCTATTCCATTGCCGCGATTGGCGTAAACACCGTCACGGTGACCGCCGATCTCATCGCAACCGGCCTTGCAAGTCTCTCCAGCCAGCCCAATTCCTGA
- a CDS encoding endonuclease/exonuclease/phosphatase family protein: MLITTYNIQYTRGQDDRYDLERIVDTVKDSDIIALQEVENYWDRSGNISQSEAIARLLPDHYFVWGPTVDVLKVSDAEGKRPTDHKRRQFGNMILSRYPILSTRNHMYPKFTAPGPHTIQRGAIEALIQTPSGPVRFYSTHLDHLASRHRMVQLQELVKVSNRAFEDGPAIGGREIVPSWREEPALPDMPREAILLGDFNFEPTSPEYEWICGAVNQWHGRLPDASGFVDAYVAAGGAEDEGHTLYRDIAAKAGIRIDYCFVPAWLSSRISKCWVDEQATGSDHQPLRVEIDL; the protein is encoded by the coding sequence ATGCTAATCACAACTTATAACATCCAGTATACCCGCGGCCAGGACGACCGCTACGACCTGGAACGTATTGTCGATACCGTCAAGGACAGCGACATCATCGCATTGCAGGAAGTCGAGAATTATTGGGACCGTTCCGGCAATATCAGTCAGTCGGAGGCGATTGCCCGTCTGCTGCCGGATCACTATTTCGTCTGGGGCCCGACCGTCGACGTGCTGAAGGTCTCCGATGCCGAGGGCAAGCGCCCGACGGATCACAAGCGCCGCCAGTTCGGCAACATGATCCTGTCGCGCTACCCGATCCTGTCCACCCGCAATCACATGTATCCGAAGTTCACCGCGCCCGGCCCGCATACGATCCAGCGCGGCGCGATCGAGGCACTGATCCAGACGCCGTCGGGTCCGGTACGCTTCTACTCGACCCATCTCGACCATCTCGCCAGCCGCCACCGCATGGTGCAGCTGCAGGAGCTGGTGAAGGTGTCCAACCGTGCCTTCGAAGACGGCCCGGCGATCGGTGGCCGCGAAATCGTGCCGTCCTGGCGCGAAGAGCCGGCGCTGCCCGACATGCCGCGCGAGGCGATCCTTCTCGGCGACTTCAATTTCGAGCCAACCTCGCCGGAATATGAATGGATCTGCGGCGCCGTGAACCAGTGGCATGGCCGCCTGCCGGATGCATCCGGCTTCGTCGATGCCTACGTTGCCGCCGGTGGCGCGGAAGACGAGGGCCACACGCTCTACCGTGACATCGCCGCCAAGGCCGGCATCCGCATCGACTACTGCTTCGTGCCCGCCTGGCTCTCCAGCCGGATCAGCAAGTGCTGGGTCGACGAGCAGGCGACCGGTTCGGATCACCAGCCGCTGCGGGTCGAGATCGATCTCTAA
- a CDS encoding methionine ABC transporter permease: protein MTPIMLDLLVRSLWETVLMTGASGIISLVAGLPLGLALVLTARGGIAENLWVNRALGAVINGFRSVPFIILLVALIPLTRLIVGTALGTWAAIVPLAIAATPYYARIAEVSLREVDRGLIDAVRAMGGNRWTIIREVLVPEALPSIVAGFTVTLVTLIGASAMAGAIGAGGLGDLAIRYGYQRFETSVMIAVVIVLIVLVCGIQWFGDRLVERLDHR, encoded by the coding sequence ATGACACCGATCATGCTTGACCTGCTCGTACGGTCGCTTTGGGAAACCGTGCTGATGACCGGCGCATCCGGCATCATCTCGCTGGTGGCCGGCCTGCCGCTCGGGCTCGCCCTGGTGCTGACGGCGCGCGGCGGCATTGCCGAAAATCTCTGGGTCAACCGCGCGCTCGGCGCCGTCATCAACGGCTTCCGCTCGGTGCCCTTCATCATCCTGCTGGTGGCACTGATCCCGCTGACGCGGCTGATCGTCGGCACCGCGCTCGGCACCTGGGCGGCGATCGTGCCGCTGGCGATCGCCGCGACACCCTATTATGCCCGCATCGCCGAAGTGTCGCTCCGCGAAGTCGACCGCGGCCTGATCGACGCCGTCCGCGCCATGGGCGGCAATCGCTGGACGATCATCCGCGAAGTGCTGGTGCCCGAAGCCCTGCCCAGCATCGTCGCCGGCTTCACCGTGACGCTGGTGACCCTCATCGGCGCCTCCGCCATGGCAGGCGCCATCGGCGCCGGCGGCCTCGGCGACCTCGCCATCCGCTACGGCTACCAGCGCTTCGAGACCTCGGTGATGATCGCCGTCGTCATCGTCCTCATCGTGCTGGTCTGCGGCATCCAGTGGTTCGGCGATCGTCTGGTGGAGCGGCTGGACCATCGCTGA
- a CDS encoding methionine ABC transporter ATP-binding protein, with the protein MNSFVSAAAIGAKAEAAADIIRLSDVRRRFGETPALDGISLTVRKGEIFGIIGRSGAGKSTLIRCLNGLERADSGEIHIDGRDIAGLAEKELQPLRRRIGMIFQHFNLLSAKTVEENIALPLKIEGVAKPERLRRARELLDLVGLADKAKAYPASLSGGQKQRVGIARALAARPALLLSDEATSALDPETTRSILSLLKDINRKLGLTVVLITHEMEVIRSIADRVAVIDAGKIVEEGQVWSVFGNPQTAITRSLLGSIRPQLPEHIAARLSPVSGREAILSVDLAGPEAQGALFADLSAALPHSFRLVHGGIDHIQNQPVARFFIAVPARDPGLQDQVAQFLTARSARVEVLGYDTDHA; encoded by the coding sequence ATGAATTCATTCGTTTCCGCCGCCGCGATCGGGGCGAAAGCCGAAGCTGCCGCGGATATCATCCGCCTTTCCGATGTCCGGCGCCGCTTCGGCGAGACACCGGCGCTCGACGGCATTTCGCTGACCGTCCGCAAGGGCGAGATCTTCGGCATCATCGGCCGCAGCGGCGCCGGCAAGTCGACGCTGATCCGCTGCCTCAACGGGCTGGAGCGCGCCGATAGCGGCGAGATCCATATCGACGGCCGCGATATTGCCGGGCTGGCCGAGAAGGAACTGCAGCCGCTGCGCCGCCGCATCGGCATGATCTTCCAGCATTTCAATCTGCTCTCGGCCAAGACGGTCGAGGAAAACATCGCGCTGCCCTTGAAGATTGAAGGCGTGGCAAAACCCGAACGGCTGAGGCGCGCCCGCGAACTGCTCGATCTCGTCGGCCTCGCCGACAAGGCGAAGGCCTATCCCGCTTCGCTTTCCGGCGGCCAGAAGCAGCGCGTCGGCATCGCCCGCGCCCTTGCCGCCCGCCCCGCCCTGCTGCTCTCGGATGAAGCGACGTCTGCGCTCGACCCGGAAACGACGCGCTCGATCCTGTCGCTCTTGAAGGACATCAACCGCAAGCTCGGCCTGACCGTCGTGCTGATCACCCACGAGATGGAAGTGATCCGCAGCATTGCCGACCGCGTCGCCGTCATCGATGCCGGAAAGATCGTCGAGGAAGGGCAGGTCTGGTCGGTGTTCGGCAACCCGCAGACGGCGATCACCCGAAGCCTGCTCGGCAGCATCCGCCCGCAGCTCCCCGAGCATATCGCCGCCAGGCTCTCGCCCGTCTCAGGCCGCGAGGCGATCCTCAGCGTCGATCTCGCCGGACCGGAAGCGCAGGGCGCGCTGTTTGCCGATCTCTCGGCGGCGTTGCCGCATTCCTTCCGCCTCGTCCACGGCGGCATCGACCATATCCAGAACCAGCCGGTGGCGCGCTTCTTCATCGCCGTCCCGGCCCGCGATCCCGGCTTGCAGGATCAGGTGGCACAATTTCTGACGGCCCGCTCGGCGCGGGTGGAGGTACTCGGCTATGACACCGATCATGCTTGA
- a CDS encoding MetQ/NlpA family lipoprotein, with translation MNNKTFSAVTLTRRASLAALAVSALALATFAAPLPSVAAEKSIKVGIMSGEDEDVWRVVTAEAEKKGLKIETITFNDYTQPNEALERGEIDANAFQHQPYLDNQIKTHGYHIVRVGYTGVWPIGLYTKKYKAVSEIPEGAIVGLPNDPSNEGRALRVLQNEGLIKLKDGTGILATIADITENPKKLEIKELDAGIVGRSIDDLDAAVVNTDWALKSGLSPKERIAQEPISDNPYRNFIAVKEDNKDADWVKTLVSSYQNDAVKAEFDKVYKGTGLSAY, from the coding sequence ATGAACAACAAGACCTTCTCAGCCGTGACGCTGACGCGCCGGGCAAGCCTCGCAGCGCTCGCCGTTTCGGCCCTCGCGCTCGCAACCTTTGCCGCACCCCTTCCCTCGGTCGCCGCCGAAAAATCCATCAAGGTCGGCATCATGAGTGGCGAGGACGAAGACGTCTGGCGCGTCGTGACCGCCGAAGCGGAGAAGAAGGGTCTCAAGATCGAGACCATCACCTTCAACGACTACACCCAGCCGAACGAGGCGCTCGAGCGCGGCGAAATCGACGCCAACGCCTTCCAGCACCAGCCCTATCTCGACAACCAGATCAAGACCCACGGCTATCACATCGTCCGCGTCGGCTATACCGGCGTCTGGCCGATCGGCCTCTATACGAAGAAGTACAAGGCCGTCTCCGAAATCCCCGAAGGCGCCATCGTCGGCCTGCCGAACGATCCGTCCAACGAAGGCCGGGCGCTGCGCGTCCTGCAGAACGAGGGCCTGATCAAGCTGAAGGACGGCACCGGCATTCTCGCCACCATCGCCGATATCACCGAGAACCCGAAGAAGCTTGAGATCAAGGAACTCGATGCCGGCATCGTCGGCCGCTCGATCGACGATCTCGACGCCGCCGTCGTCAACACCGACTGGGCGCTGAAGAGCGGCCTGTCGCCGAAGGAGCGCATCGCCCAGGAGCCGATCTCCGACAATCCCTACCGCAACTTCATCGCCGTCAAGGAAGACAACAAGGATGCGGACTGGGTGAAGACGCTGGTCTCCTCCTACCAGAACGACGCCGTGAAGGCCGAGTTCGACAAGGTCTACAAGGGCACGGGGCTGAGCGCCTACTAA